A region from the Haemorhous mexicanus isolate bHaeMex1 chromosome 12, bHaeMex1.pri, whole genome shotgun sequence genome encodes:
- the OSGIN1 gene encoding oxidative stress-induced growth inhibitor 1: MLPDVKMCPLVTRPSNRSGLKTLPVVIIGNGPSGICLSYLLSGYTPYFKRHSLHPHPILQRKLEEAPEVSVLDQDLEYLSEGLEGRSHSPVALLFDTLQRPDTDFGGTAESVLTWWHEPDRAIPHLVLGRNAPGGAWHSIEGSMVTLSRGEWMGLPDLPFKEWLKQKKRGLKNNRATAEDIAQYYQHYVVKKGLQKNFRCGTVVTSVRKVSAESISNHTQKDLQEDSGPVWNSNEKSAEVFQVDGFFKTVEGDKEPFSIYAENVVLATGTYDNPTWLGVKGENLSYVHHQLSALEEAVKNSSVGIMTDPVLIVGAGLTAADAILFAHHCNIPVIHVFRRRVTDPGLIFNQLPKTMYPEYHKVHQMMKEQTAACAGPYEHYISLPEHHVLSFGKDKKCIFQDKNGCQKAYKISMALVLTGSNPNLSFLPNNGTDLALDSEQPVNPKRNPIDVDPFTYECTQEKGLYALGPLAGDNFVRFVQGGALAAASSLLKKANKNPP; the protein is encoded by the exons GGAATGGACCATCAGGAATCTGTCTCTCATATTTGCTGTCAGGTTACACCCCTTACTTCAAAAGACACTCTCTTCATCCTCATCCCATTCTTCAGAGAAAACTGGAAGAGGCACCAGAAGTCTCTGTTTTGGACCAG GATCTGGAGTATCTGTCTGAAGGCTTGGAGGGACGATCCCACAGCCCTGTGGCTCTTCTGTTTGACACTCTGCAGCGGCCAGACACAGACTTTGGTGGGACAGCAGAATCTGTGCTCACCTGGTGGCATGAGCCTGACAGAGCCATCCCCCACCTGGTCCTTGGCAGGAACGCTCCTGGAGGTGCCTGGCAC TCTATAGAGGGCTCTATGGTTACCCTGAGCAGAGGGGAATGGATGGGACTCCCAGATCTCCCTTTCAAAGAATGgttaaagcaaaagaaaag AGGCCTCAAAAACAATAGAGCCACAGCAGAGGACATTGCTCAATATTACCAGCACTATGTGGTGAAGAAAGGACTGCAGAAGAATTTCAGATGTGGCACTGTTGTGACCTCTGTGAGGAAAGTGAGTGCAGAGAGCATCTCCAACCACACCCAGAAAGATCTGCAGGAGGATAGTGGCCCAGTCTGGAACTCTAATGAAAAAAGTGCAGAGGTCTTTCAGGTGGATGGATTTTTCAAAACTGTGGAAGGTGATAAAGAGCCCTTCTCCATCTATGCAGAGAATGTGGTCTTGGCTACAGGAACATATGACAATCCTACCTGGCTCGGGGTCAAGGGAGAAAACCTTTCCTATGTCCACCACCAGCTGTCTGCCTTAGAAGAAGCAGTGAAGAACAGCAGTGTTGGCATCATGACAGATCCAGTCTTGATTGTAGGTGCTGGTCTGACAGCTGCTGATGCAATTCTCTTTGCTCACCATTGCAATATTCCAGTAATCCACGTTTTTCGGAGGCGAGTCACTGATCCTGGCCTTATTTTTAACCAGCTCCCCAAAACAATGTACCCTGAATACCACAAAGTCCACCAGATGATGAAAGAACAgacagctgcctgtgctgggccctATGAGCACTACATCAGCCTCCCTGAACATCACGTGCTCTCCTTTGGCAAGGACaagaaatgcatctttcaaGACAAGAACGGCTGTCAGAAAGCTTATAAAATTTCCATGGCTCTTGTTCTAACTGGCTCAAACCCCAACCTTTCCTTTCTGCCAAATAATGGCACTGACTTGGCTCTGGACAGTGAGCAGCCAGTCAATCCAAAGAGGAATCCCATCGATGTTGATCCCTTCACCTATGAATGCACTCAGGAGAAAGGGCTCTATGCCCTGGGACCTCTGGCAGGAGATAACTTTGTGCGCTTTGTTCAGGGaggggctctggctgctgccagctctctgctaaagaaagccaacaaaaatcccccctaa